The Amaranthus tricolor cultivar Red isolate AtriRed21 chromosome 2, ASM2621246v1, whole genome shotgun sequence genome contains the following window.
GCTCCGGTCATCAAGGGGATTTCCTACCGGAGAAGAACCGGATCTAGATCGGTTCCTTTCATCTTCAAGCTCTGGTTCAAATCCCATCACCGAATCGACAACTCACTCCGAGTCAACTCATTCTCAACCAACGATTCGAAGGAAAGATAAACAAACCCAGGAGCGAGACCCATTTGGAGGGGTACTCAGCGACCTCTTTAATATGGGAGGAGAATCTTCCAGAACTTTCTCAGTTAAAGCTTCTCGTAAACAATCAAACCCTAGGTTTTGCAGCGTGAGTTCAGACGCCGACTTTCCGAGTTCTTCGGACGATTTAAAAAGAGAGAAGAGTGAAAATGGTGGATTTGTATCAAGTGGTGATACTAGCTTGAATAAAAAGagggaaaatgaaaataataaaaatgggGAATTTAGGGTTTCGGATGATTTTGAAGAAGGAGAAAACGTGGATTTGAAATCGTATACTAGAAATGAAGTGACGATAATTGATACAAGTTTTCAAGAATGGAAGAGTGATAAATGGGCTTTTAGAAAAAATGATGAGTggaaaattaaggaaaaaagaAGTAAATGTAAATCtgggaagaaaaagaaattattgGCGGTTAATAATTTGGGTGATAATCATAGTAAGAAATtagatgttgatgatgatgataatcagATGAGGAtaaagatgaagaagaaagaagatGAGATTTTGTTGCAACAACCAAGTAAAGTAAGATCATTTAATAGTAAAAACagtatcaaattttattttgaattgggTTGTGTTATTTTGAAAAAAGGGTTCATTATTTACATAGAATGTCAATGATTAGGTTGTTTTTTGGtgttttattctgttttttagGGGTTTTTCTTGCTTGAATTTCAATATTTCATgtttaatttgtcaaaataaTTTGTGGGTTTATATTTGTTCTGGGTTTAATCATCAAATTGGGGAAAAATTACATGTAAATTTGAGTTTTCACTTTGATTTCATGGTGATTGTGTGAAgttgtggatgaactttgaagTTAGTTTATGAGTAATTTTGGGTTCCCTTTTTGTTGTAATTGTGGTGGATATGAACCAAGAAGTATATCCAAGTTCTAATTGGTTGTTTTGTATGTTCTAGGAATTATCATTATAGAAGTTTATGATTTGTCTAAATCAAAAAATCTGTGTGGGCAGCTTTGTTTTCAACTCTGTGATTACCACTTTTGCTTTGAAAATCTTGTCAgtgcttttattaatttggtGTTTTAAGGTATTTGACTAGATTTATAATAAGATTATGATACTTGCTCATGTTTTAATATTAAGGATCTGATTGTAGAATTATTTGCTGACATTGTAAGGGCGATATACCACTATTCATTTTTTGCACATCTTGAGGTTTTAGAAACTTCaaaattgactttttttttccaattaatttaaGGTTTTACCCTCTAAATCATATGATAGTGTTCTTGTAATACCGATAACTGTCTTTCTTTCGTTTTATTTGTGGTGACTGTTCAGAACTCA
Protein-coding sequences here:
- the LOC130806551 gene encoding uncharacterized protein LOC130806551 gives rise to the protein MISTSSSHWLDRLRSSRGFPTGEEPDLDRFLSSSSSGSNPITESTTHSESTHSQPTIRRKDKQTQERDPFGGVLSDLFNMGGESSRTFSVKASRKQSNPRFCSVSSDADFPSSSDDLKREKSENGGFVSSGDTSLNKKRENENNKNGEFRVSDDFEEGENVDLKSYTRNEVTIIDTSFQEWKSDKWAFRKNDEWKIKEKRSKCKSGKKKKLLAVNNLGDNHSKKLDVDDDDNQMRIKMKKKEDEILLQQPSKEQIQNDKEKATFKEREGVLGRVRKKRYPCPRPPQKNRNDGSEVILIKSIPPSDGHTAIKLTKTFHKKRPKLMKIV